The following nucleotide sequence is from Leptolyngbya sp. SIO1E4.
AGCGCTGCTCGCATCACGCTGGCTTGCAGTCCGGTGAGGGTAACATAACCCGCTAAAACGGTCAGACCCACGACTAGCTGCACATTGCCAGGGCGCGAGCGCAACAAAGCCAGTACTGTCCCCAGCAACAGCGAAACATGGAAGCCAGAGGCCGCGATCGTGTGGGCCAATCCCACTTGCGAAAATAAGTCCTGAATATCGAACGGTAAGTCAACCGCCCGCCGCCCCAATGCCATGGCACTCACCAGTTGCCCTAAAGGACTGCCTAATGCGCGTACCTGAGTTCGCACGATGCGCTGCCGAACCCGCCACAATCCCCAACCCCGATTTTCAGAAAACTGCAGGTCTTGAGCCTGGAAGCCCGCAAATATTTGCTGCTTGGCTAAATAGGTCTGAAAATCAAACCCATTAGGGTTCATCGCCGCTTGCGGCAGATAAAGCTGTCCCCTGGCCGTGAGCCGCTGACCTGCATGTAGCCCCGTCACCTGTAGCAACGGGGCGGTCACATAGAGTCGTCCTTGAACAGGAATTTGGAAGGTGACATGGCCCTCAGCATCTTCAACTTTGAGGTGATTCACGGCTAAACGAAATCGCCCTTTCAAATCCCGATTCAGGCGAGGTTCAGTTATCACCCGGCCCACAACCAGATGAGTAGGCGCGATCGCATCTACTCGCTTTACATAGGTACTGATGTCTTGAGGGCTGGCAACGGGCGATCGCAGAGAAATATAAAGCGTTGCCAGGGCGCCGACACCAGCCACACAAAGCCAACTACTCACTCGCAGACCCAGTTTCCAGCGCCTAGGTGCGACCAAAGCAAATAATAGCGTTAGCGAGAAAAGGATAAAACTAGAGCCAGGAATAGAGGCGCGGCCCAACTGCAGGGCTCCCCCCTCAATGCCTGTACAAAGTAAACCCACAATGTAGGCAACACAAAGCGCCACACCTAGCGAGACCACCATGGTTTTGCCCAATAGAAACACCCATCTCTAGCAATCCCAGACGGAATACCGATTAATCAGAAAGTAGAGACCCTCTGAAACAGAGCATCATAATTTTCGTTGAGCCAATTTTGGCTTCAGCTTCTGGTGATGCGGCCAAAATCATTCGCTGCGATCGAAATCAGCCGCTCTCAAAGAATGGGATTCTGAAGACTAAAAGCCTTTTGCTAGTGGAATTCCAGAAATCCCCAGAAAAATGCGGATCAACCCGATCATCCAGCTTTCGGAATGTACTTAAGAAGACCAAAAGCCTTTTGCTGAAAGCAGTTCATCACACCATCAGTAAATCTGGAACGGGAAAATAACCTTTGATATAGATATCACTTATCAAAATGTTGACCGTTACAGGTAGATGCAAGTCTTTTATAAAGGAAAATTAAAGTTTATTGGCTACTTTTTTAGGTGGCATTTCTGTCGTGATGACTTCTTGGGCAACGTTATCTTCGAACAGTAACCCGTGAAACTCATCAAAACCATGGCTGTTCCTAAAATCGCACTTGCATTGTCACTGACCGCTGGAACCTTACTGACACTATCCAGCAGTGCTCAGGCATTCATCTTCGAAACCAACAACTTTGACACAAATCCGTTGTCAGTTTCCGATGCGAAAAACGACATTTTTCTTGAGTCTGTCAATGTTCTAGACGCTGACGGTAACGTTACTGAAACCATCACCGACTTTTCATACGTCAATTCAGCCAAGGTCGTCCAAAACGATAACTATAGTGGTGGCAATTCTGGTGCTGCAAGTGCTGACATTGGGGATAACGCAACGACAGGGGTCAAGGCTGAAGATGCTACAGCAGCTGATATTGTTGCCAATCTCGGTAACAACAACCTCAATAACATCATTGACACTGAAGATAGAGGCAGCTTTCAGCTAGATCTAGGGTTTGATAAGGTCATCGATAATCTGCTGATTTGGGAACGTGGCAACGATAGAGATGCTTGGGGTGCAGGCAATAGCGACCTGGCAGTTCAAGCAGTTGATAACGCCGGCAACCTAATCGGAAACCTTTTGAAGGTTACCCGTGGTCAGTGGAAGAATGCTGGATTCTACATTGACACCCAGGAAATTGGTGGCGCTCAAGAAGTCGGTGCTTTTGGAATCAATGTCGCTCAAGATTTGGGCGTAGAAGGCGGTGTCTCTAGCCTGCGATTCTTCAGTGAAAAGAGCTTCAATGGGCCTGATTGGAAGTTTGTGGGAACCGATGCTGCTCGTGGAGATGTTGCTGATGTCCCTGAGCCTGCCTTCATTCTAGGTTTGGGTATGCTGGGCAGTGCCTTAATGATGCAAAAGCGCTCTCGCACTGTTTAAGCAGCGCAGAAGTTAGCTAACCAAACTGCATACTAAGTCCCACCAGAATAAGCAGGATTGACGGTTCATCAATCCTGCTTTTTTCAATGAAAAGCTATAAACTCAGGCTTTATAAAGGCTACAGATAATCTCTCGGGAAAATCACTAAGGGAGTCAAGTCATCTCTGAGAATATACTAGCCCAAGCGCAATCTCCCAGGGTTCTTAGCAGGAACTTACTTAAAATCACAGCCAACGTACCACTAGTCCTACAAAATGGATTAGACCTCTGTAAAGACTTTTTATATTCTGCGTATTTCTTGCATTACACCTGTTGCTAAGTAAACGCTATTTTTGGAGGTAGCTTGATTTCAATCTGGGTGAGTATAATGACATCTCCAAAGTTTAATAAATTAGCGTTTTTTCAGAAATCAGGGTTAATTTTAGCTTCCCTGAGCGTTTTTATGATACCTGCAGCTGCACAAGCACAAGATGATGTGGCCTTCTCTTCAGGGTCTGAATCTTATCTTCTTGATTGGGATGAGTACGCTGAAGTAGGCATTGATAGAAATCAGGTAAACACCTTTGATATTGGAAGCGGTACGGTTAATATCGAATTCCTAAACCCAGAGAACTTTGCCGAGTTTGGTGGGGCAACAACGCCTCAAATCAATAGCATCTTAAATGGTGGGAATGCTGACTCTGATCAATCGCTACATTTACAAATTGACCCTAGCGATGAAATCAGCTCAATCACAATGAAGACCAACTTTAGTGACTTTAAGAAAAGTCTGGTGGATGTTTCCTTCGTTCTGTATGACATTGACATCTCAAGCAGTAACCAGTGGCAAGATCTGGTCACAGTGAAGGGTTACGGCAAGGAAGCTGCAGTGGTTAACCCGATTTTCAACATCTTAGGAGATACGTTTGAGACAATCGGTGAGAACGCACTGAGTGGTGTGACCAATGCAAACAATGAAAGTGCGCGAGGCAATGTAGCAGTCAGTTTCCGGGGTGTTAGCGGCTTTGATTTGGTTTTTGCTGATGGCAACGATCTCAATCTTTCTGATCAGACGAGCCATGGCATTGGAATTGGCGACATTGAAGTCAAGGATGTTCCAGAACCTACTGCTACGCTAGCGCTTGGCATTGTTGCCCTGGCAACTTTCTCGAAGCGCAAGTTTGCTCGCGACTAGTGGGGTACTGGGTTGATTTCAGCTAACCACCCAAACATCAACACAACCTTTGAGGCCCAGCTAATGTTTGGGTGGTCAATGTTGTCTCAACTCGATGCTGAAAGCGCCTATCGTTCCCTTACAGGAATGGAGGCTAACGGCCTTACTATGCGGTGAACTTATCGATGATGCGCTGCATAGCAGTTTCGACGTTATCTCGACTATTGAAAGCTGAAATACGAAAATAGCCTTCTCCTGCCGATCCAAAACCAGAGCCAGGCGTACCCACCACGTGGCAGGTGTGGAGTAACTTGTCGAAAAAGTCCCAGCTGGACAACCCATTGGGCGTTTTTACCCAAACATAGGGGGCATTAACGCCTCCATAGGTCGCAATTCCAGCAGCAGAGAGCTTTTCGCAAATGATGCGGGCATTTTCTAAGTAAAAGCTCACTAACTGCCCAATTTGAGTGCGTCCTTCTGAGCCATATACTGCTTCTGCGCCTCGCTGCACGATGTAAGAGACGCCGTTGAATTTAGTAGACTGGCGGCGATTCCACAGGCGATGGAGTTCGACTTCAGTCCCATCTGAGACGGTTACCTTTAAGGATTTGGGCATGACTGTAAACGCACAGCGGGTTCCGGTAAAACCAGCATTTTTTGAGAATGACCGAAACTCGATCGCGCACTGGCGAGCGCCTGGAATCTCATAAATAGAGTGAGGAATTTCTGGATCCGTGATGTAGGCCTCGTAAGCGGCATCAAACAAAATGAGAGAGCCATGTTCGCGGGCATAGTTAACCCAGTCTTGCAGGTGTGCTTTTGTTGCGATCGCCCCAGTCGGGTTGTTGGGGAAGCACAGATAGATGAGATCCACTTTTTGAGTGGGGATGCGAGCGGTGAAATTGTTATCGGCAGAAATCGGCAGGTACACCAAGCCCTGATAGATGCCATCTTCTTGGGCAGGGCCAGTGTGTCCAGCCATGACGTTGGTGTCTACATATACTGGATAGACGGGATCTGTCACCGCGATGGTGTTGTCATGGCCAAAAATATCGAGGATGTTACCGCAGTCGCATTTAGAGCCATCGGAAATGAAAATCTCATCTGCGGTAATGTCGCATCCACGTGACTGAAAGTCATGGCGAACAATTTTCTCCCGTAGCCAGGCATACCCTTGCTCAGGGCCATACCCTTTGAACGTAGCGCGATCGCCCATCTCTTCTACCGCTTTGATCATAGCGGTGCGGCAAGCTTCGGGTAAGGGTTCTGTCACGTCACCGATACCAAGTTTAATGATGGCTGCCTCAGGATTAGCCTCTGCAAAGGTTTTG
It contains:
- a CDS encoding LL-diaminopimelate aminotransferase; this translates as MVTINENYLKLKAGYLFPEIARRVKTFAEANPEAAIIKLGIGDVTEPLPEACRTAMIKAVEEMGDRATFKGYGPEQGYAWLREKIVRHDFQSRGCDITADEIFISDGSKCDCGNILDIFGHDNTIAVTDPVYPVYVDTNVMAGHTGPAQEDGIYQGLVYLPISADNNFTARIPTQKVDLIYLCFPNNPTGAIATKAHLQDWVNYAREHGSLILFDAAYEAYITDPEIPHSIYEIPGARQCAIEFRSFSKNAGFTGTRCAFTVMPKSLKVTVSDGTEVELHRLWNRRQSTKFNGVSYIVQRGAEAVYGSEGRTQIGQLVSFYLENARIICEKLSAAGIATYGGVNAPYVWVKTPNGLSSWDFFDKLLHTCHVVGTPGSGFGSAGEGYFRISAFNSRDNVETAMQRIIDKFTA
- a CDS encoding PEP-CTERM sorting domain-containing protein, with the protein product MAVPKIALALSLTAGTLLTLSSSAQAFIFETNNFDTNPLSVSDAKNDIFLESVNVLDADGNVTETITDFSYVNSAKVVQNDNYSGGNSGAASADIGDNATTGVKAEDATAADIVANLGNNNLNNIIDTEDRGSFQLDLGFDKVIDNLLIWERGNDRDAWGAGNSDLAVQAVDNAGNLIGNLLKVTRGQWKNAGFYIDTQEIGGAQEVGAFGINVAQDLGVEGGVSSLRFFSEKSFNGPDWKFVGTDAARGDVADVPEPAFILGLGMLGSALMMQKRSRTV
- a CDS encoding PEP-CTERM sorting domain-containing protein (PEP-CTERM proteins occur, often in large numbers, in the proteomes of bacteria that also encode an exosortase, a predicted intramembrane cysteine proteinase. The presence of a PEP-CTERM domain at a protein's C-terminus predicts cleavage within the sorting domain, followed by covalent anchoring to some some component of the (usually Gram-negative) cell surface. Many PEP-CTERM proteins exhibit an unusual sequence composition that includes large numbers of potential glycosylation sites. Expression of one such protein has been shown restore the ability of a bacterium to form floc, a type of biofilm.), which produces MTSPKFNKLAFFQKSGLILASLSVFMIPAAAQAQDDVAFSSGSESYLLDWDEYAEVGIDRNQVNTFDIGSGTVNIEFLNPENFAEFGGATTPQINSILNGGNADSDQSLHLQIDPSDEISSITMKTNFSDFKKSLVDVSFVLYDIDISSSNQWQDLVTVKGYGKEAAVVNPIFNILGDTFETIGENALSGVTNANNESARGNVAVSFRGVSGFDLVFADGNDLNLSDQTSHGIGIGDIEVKDVPEPTATLALGIVALATFSKRKFARD